Proteins encoded by one window of Raphanus sativus cultivar WK10039 unplaced genomic scaffold, ASM80110v3 Scaffold2710, whole genome shotgun sequence:
- the LOC130505937 gene encoding uncharacterized protein LOC130505937: VPMEKEHKERHQRMKSREYPRSTRDEYKQKEFDLLDRNWKHARFKFKIPPFHGKADPAAYIEWEENIQLAFNNQHYSEENKVQMATAKFCGHALIWWNQLIRWRRFDGKEPVETWHKLRTLMRREYVPRQYYKEVLQKQRETKLYPSNSVQKQPDIKRSRPSRDIGSSSKKPICSSKEDIKELSQLIMDVEKPLKTTNTARPSIETQHQEPVSTVSELKVAELD, encoded by the coding sequence gtaccaatggAAAAGGAGCACAAGGAAAGACATCAGAGAATGAAAAGTAGAGAATACCCAAGATCAACCAGAGATGAGTACAAGCAAAAAGAGTTTGATCTGTTGGACAGAAACTGGAAGCATGCTcgattcaaatttaaaatcccTCCATTCCATGGCAAGGCTGATCCTGCAGCATATATAGAGTGGGAAGAAAATATCCAGTTGGCTTTCAACAATCAACACTATTCTGAAGAGAACAAGGTTCAGATGGCTACTGCTAAGTTTTGTGGTCATGCTTTAATCTGGTGGAATCAATTGATAAGGTGGAGAAGATTCGATGGAAAAGAACCAGTGGAAACTTGGCATAAGCTGAGGACTTTGATGCGTAGAGAGTATGTTCCAAGACAGTACTACAAGGAAGTACTTCAAAAGCAGCGGGAGACCAAGCTGTATCCTTCAAACTCAGTTCAGAAACAACCTGACATCAAGAGATCACGTCCATCCAGAGATATTGGTTCATCAAGCAAGAAACCAATCTGTTCCAGTAAGGAGGACATCAAGGAACTGTCTCAGTTGATCATGGACGTAGAGAAACCACTCAAGACAACCAACACAGCACGTCCATCCATTGAAACACAGCACCAAGAACCAGTTTCTACTGTCTCAGAACTCAAAGTTGCAGAACTAGACTAA